In the genome of Naumovozyma dairenensis CBS 421 chromosome 7, complete genome, the window TCCGTCCGAGGCCTGGGCGTAAGATTAAAGCGtacaaacaataataataataataataatagaataCTCTTTAATGTTTACGCGTCCCGTTTTCCTTCCGCAACTTAGAATTGCCGTGGGGGCCAGGACGTCTCCACTACGTACAGGAACTGTTGTAACAAAGTTGCAATTTCTCGAGAACTTCCAGATAAAGAAACGTTCAACTCGAGGATATCTGTCGTATCGACAGTTTTTCACAGATTATATAACCAAAAAAACATTCATACACATTACACAATACAAAAGGAATACTTGTATATTGCGTGTTGCTCTCTCTTTGATAATTTACATACTTGGAACTAACTAGAAACTCTCTGCTAGCCAgtgaattatttttagaAGCTTTACATTACACTGGGAACAATTTCGTTAGAACGGTTACATCGCTTTCAAGTTGAACCATATCCCATTCCGAGTCGGTCCAGCTAGCACTTGTTCTCGTAGTCATCGATATATCTACGATTGGTCCACTACACATTTCAATTATAACCCAGCCTTCAGACACTCGAACCTTATGTCATGTActggtaataattcatcGCCATTAGACGATCTGGTAAATCCATCAAATAACGGCAGTTCAGATATCAAAACGAATAATAGCAGAAGGTCATCTTCATTCAGGAAAACTAATATCAGTTTActatctttaaattctaCAGCTCCTTCTGAAAGATTATTAGATAAACTAGATTTAAGTCCCGAAGATGAGCTTTTATTGGAAATGGCGCtaaaggaagaagaagaaacaattcGACAACGTCAATTATCATGTCAAAATCGATCACAGAGTCATATACTGTGTATGCCAGCTTCCGAATTTCCATCATTACgaatttcaagaaattattacaacAATACTAGTAACAATACTTCCAGAtctaataaaaataatagaagaaTTAGTAGGAATAATGTATCTACAACatctttattaaagaataaacaaaaaaatccAATCGAAATACTGGCTGGAGCATCCACGGTGAATGATGCTTACATAGACGGTGACGACGAGAATGAACTTCTACCCGAGAATATcatattgaaagataaaacATTAGCTGCAAAGGTTGAACAGCATTTCGCTACAAGTTCGCGATATTCATACATggtagaagaagaagaagaagaagaagaagaagaagaagaaaacgaCAACTCTAATAAACCTATATTAAACTTCGAAAAATACCGTGTAGAAAATTCTAAATTAGTTGATATGTTTGTATCTAAGAAACAACAagagaataaaaaaaatccaTATTCAATTCATGAAACTGGGTCTTCAGTTATACGAAATGACAGTACTAACAGTTCAAACACTATATTCTCTGATATTGGTCAATTATCCAAACCAAATACTCAATCAACTTTTGAAAGTGATACTTCTACTAATGAAAGTCGTGTAAATTATAATGATATgatttcatcatcaccaaTTAAAAAGAATCTATCAAAAACGAGCACGAATAGTAGCGAAACACTACCCAAAGAATTCCAAAAGATACCGCCGCAACCTCCATATAAGACACATAAAAAGAAATCGTCATTATCCtcgttgaaaaatttattcaagtcttcaaaatcatcacATAAACATAAACATAATCATGATAAAAGTGATTCAACAATAGCGATAAACACGGAACCTAACAGTTCTGAAACTACACCTCAACAAGAAcgattttcaaatataagTTTGCCATCTTTAGTAAACCAATCTCCTTTAAATACAACCAGCATTGGTAAATACATATTCCCACCAAATCCATCATTCgaatttgaattgaatcaatCGAAGGTAAAACCATATTCAAACATGCAAAGTAGTAGTAATTCTCATCAACGGACAAAGGAGAGAAGTAATACAAATTCACCATTCAAGACACATTATAGGTCATTATCAGCGCAACAAGATATCTacaccaacaacaataatactatAACTAAAAATTCAATGGGCAAACCAGTTCAGGAACAAAAAACAACCACGACCACTCACGTGGAGGTATCACCCATCAGACCCAAAAATAGAAgatctttatcattaaacATGCAAAAAAATGTTTCACAACATCCATGGTCCAAATACACATCgacttcatcttcaatacacaaagaaaatgaaataattgACACAGCAATCAAGATGAGACACGAAGGACGCTTAAAGGAATCTGCggagaaattgaaaaaagcATGTATGACAGGAAACAAAACAGcgtatttattatatggATTAGCATTACGTTATGGTTGTGGTGTTGAACAAGATTATgatgaatcatttaaatacTTACAACTTGCCATAACTAGTGGTGACAGTGGAATTTCCATCGATAAAGATGTATTACATTGTCACGTTGATCCTATGGAAattgagaaaaaaaataatttcagAGATAAATCAATGTATCAAATTATGAGAGAACCTTTAGCTCCTGCTTTGTATGAATGTGGTATTTCGTATCTGAAAGGGTTTGGCGTGGAACATGTTGACGAAATGAAAGGGCTCAAATTTTTAGAGAAAGCCGCGTCTTTAGGACATATTGATTCAATGTGCCTGAGTGGCACTTTGTGGTCACGAAGGTCTGAGTCAAGTAGAAGGAAAAAGGATACCGTGAGGGCTGCAGCATGGTTTAGATTGGCCGAAATGAGAGGTGCTAATTTAATAGGTGCCAATTGGatttataaagaaaagtatGTAAATCCTCCAGAAAAGGTACTgtagtattttttttgattaataataacgtaTATATTCTACAAGGTTTCCCTTCACGAAGATTTACATCTTTAAAAcaatttcattgaaaattattacaTATAGTTACCTATGAAGACTAAAAATAGATCTAGACCTATGCAGCTAGTTTTTATAACATTGGTGGTAAACCTCCGATTGTAATTGTTTTCAAAACAGTATAATCTTCAATACCATGTAATGATCCTTCTCTTCCAAATCCAGATTCTTTAATACCACCAAATGGAATAGCAGCATCTGAGAAAATGCCTGTATTACAAGAAACCATACCAGCTTCTAAAGCTTCAACGACAGTATAAATAGTATCAACATTCTTACTGAAAACATAAGAAGCCAACCCCAATTCCGTATCATTGGCGTATCCAACTACCTCTTCCAAAgtatcaaatttaaaaattggaCATAATGGACCAAAAGTTTCCTCTTTAGATACCACTGCATTATTCGGAACATGAGATAAGATAATAGGAGCATAAAAATTTGGACcaatatctttcaaaggCCCGCCCTTTAAGACAATTTTGGCACCTTTTTTAATGGCATCATTAGCatgatattcaattttttcaatagcTTTACCATTAATGATACATCCATGGGTAACGCCATCTTCTAAACCTGGACCGATAACGAATTTCTTTACCTTTTCAGCTAATAAATCAGCAAACTTGTCGATGATTGAACTATGAACGTAAATTCTATTTGAACAAACGCAAGTTTGGCCTAAACCTCTAAATTTAGAGGCAATGGTTTGATTGACCGCTGCGTCTAGATCACaatcatcaaatataataactGGTGCATTCCCACCTAATTCGAATGAcaactttttcaaagtGGAAGAAGATTGATCCATTAAAATTTTCCCCACTTGAGTAGAACCAGTGAATGAAACTTTTTTGACTCTATACGATTGACATAATGTTTTCCCACATTCAGGAGTATTTTTATGTgacaatataatatttactACACCTTTAGGAAACCCTGcttgttcttgtaatttACCTAAGGCTAATGCAGATAATGGAGTTTGAGAGTCAGGTTTAATGACAACAGTACAACCTACTGCCAAGGCAGCTGCCATTTTCCTTGTAATCATGGCACTTGGGAAATTCCAAGGGCAAATGATCCCACATACTCCAACAGGTTGTCTTATAGTGAACACACGACTTGTCGGGTTAGATGGTTGAATAGTTGTTCCGTAAACTCTTGTTGCTTCTTGAGAGAACCATTGGAAATATGAGGCAGCGTATTGAACTTCCGAACGTGATTCTTCTAGAGATTTACCATTTTCCCATGAGATTAATTTAGCCaaatcttctttattttcaatcatGAGATTGTAAAGGTTTAAAAGCCATTTCGATCTTTCTTGAGGCGAAGTTTTCCTATAAGTTTGGAAAGCTCTATATGCAGCATCAATGGCCTTTTCTACATTGGCAGAAGTTTGTTCTGGCATTTTAGCTATTATCTCATTGGATGCAGGGTCAGTAACTTCAAAGTATTCTTTGGCATTGTTAGGGTCTAACCATTCACCATCTACCAATGGAGACTTGGAAATCAAATCTTTATTCTTAAAAGTAGGAACAGGGAACTTTCTAGTGGACATGGGTAAGTACTATTGAGGGATTGGTGGTCAGTTCGGAACGATAAATTACCAGATTATATAGATCTGAAATATATAGGTGACAGGAAAAAGATGAAGctatttttccaatttaagTTAGTTCTTCTAGTAATATGATATCACTTAAGTATGTTCCTTATTGACTAGTTACCGATAATTAAAAGCAGAATGTATTCCTTTATCCCTATCTGATGGATTCAACAAGGTTTTATCCGTTATCgtttcaatatcttcccTTGCTACCCTGTCCCCTCCCCTGTGTTAATCATACCATATCGGACATCGCATATACAAATTATAACGTTATCAGATAAAGGGTGCGACGTTGATAAGAGGATAGTAAATGACAGCAATCAATAAACAAACGTCCAATGGATGAAAGTTGAAAGAGATCATATATTACATTAGCAGAGTAAATTTGTTACTAAAATACATAAAGATTatattgtcattattacAGTACATTATGTTAGATTATATAAGCATGTAGTCTGAATTCGTGAAAAATAGAACAGATTCAACTAGAAAATTAGAGCAATAACCGTTACTAGGgtattaatatataaaagaatcAAGTTTTGtcaataacaatattcttcttcttcttattattattatacctCTGATCTTGATGATTTCACATCAACAAACGATTCACCATCGTCATTGATGCCGTTATTAGTGGAGGTCGTCGTCAGCGTACTTGTTGTTACCGTTTTCACCTTCCCTATCTCATATTTAGGGCTATTACTAGGTACAGCGGATAAATGTTCAACTTGTGAACCAGTTTCAGCGTATCCCTGTATCTTTTCctcaccttcttcttcttgtagCTCTTCTTCTGGTAGATTGATCTTTGGTACTCCTGGCGGTGAACCTGAAGGACGAGCAAAATTCGAAAAAGGTAATGATGATCTGGAAGAGGGAAAAGCAGGATCAGCAATGGGAAAAAAAGCTGGAGGTGGTATTTGCGAATTTTTATTACCATCATATGTTCTTACATCTTCATTACGATGGAAGTCGCCCCTTTCATCATAATAACCTAAATCATTCATATTAACCCTTTCAGTATATTGAGGGACAAAATCCTCTTCATCACGacaatttttaaaagtAGTGTCTGTTGATGGTACATTATAGGTAGGAATCCATGATGTTCCTGTAATGGGGCGTTCTTTCCTTCTATTTCTTATGgaattaataattgaaaaaacaatgataattaataatactgCACCTACAATTCCTGCAATTGCAACACCAAACCATTTACCGAACTCTCCACTATCTTCAGGGTCCGTATAAGATTGGGAAATAACTTTTGATGTAGATGTTGCAGTATATATGGTGGTACGTGTTCCCTGAGTAGCAGTAGTAGCATATGTCCTAGTAGTGGTAATTGTAGTGCGATCAccgtcatcatcatcattgcTACCTAGGATGAACCCACCGACGACCCCAGCTAAAAGTGCAGCACCGGTGCCGATTTTtccttgttgttgttgttgttgttgttccattcttatttgaatttcacGCTGGTTTTATTACGTCTACCAATTTTTTGTTAACTAGAATACAAAGTCAGAAAAGAAATCGAATTGTGGAATGGAACCTACAAGAGGAGGGATATATGAACCCttatatacatatacatatgtATATGACGACAGTAGCTACTGGATATAATTCTTGGGAGAATATCAAATAAAGGGACAATGATTGTCGACTCTATGTATAAAagataaataaagaataatcGACTTTACTACGTTGCCACGtttgtataataataccataCTTTGTTTCACTAATTTTTTATCGCCGTAGGGGGGTGTATAGATAAAAATGACCAAAAATACGTAGGTGAAAAACCCATCCTCAGcattgattattattgaccattgattatttcatcccattcattcattcatgGATGagtgatattattattgttgtcGTTGTCGTTGTCCGCTGCCATGTAAAAAATTACATCAATGCGCCGCCCTTTACCGGGGACTCCCACCCCGAAGAACATACCGGTTGGGAAAGGGGGGGGGGGGTACCGAAGTGAGCCTCACCCACTTCACCCCTTTAAAACTGTCTCAAATTGTTTTTTAATccataatgatgatgacacTAGTTCTCTCTTACATTGTCTGGTTGTGTTGAAGACGAATGATAGATATACTGGGCACTTAGATCGTTAGTCTCGTCACAATTCAAACAATAACctcttttcaaaacatATGACACACAAACGTAACAATAAATTCCCTGGCAACACGTCATTCGATATGGATTCACTGGGAAATTCTCACACTTGGGACACTGCAAGCCACTATCACCTGTCTGTTGTTGCTTCTTGGCTTGaacttttttcttccttttaTTGTTCATTATGTATGATCGCGAGTAATAAAATTTATGACTCAACAATAATGTATTATTGAATACTTCTAGTATTGCGTTCCATAATAATTGCCTGTTTTGATATTCTAAGCCACCATAAATGGAATCTTGAtaaaatgatgaagatgatagGTGAATAGGATCCGTAATGGAACCGATTTTAAATAACCTGAAAATTGGTGTTAAGTATAGGTTCTTATTAGTACGGcctgatgatgaaataaaaacacATAGATTAAGCAAATATGctatatcatatatttttgataatcGTGAATATAACTTTCTTAAAATGTCCTGGTTGTGTAAGGTTGTTGATGCAGGATTGGATGAGAAGAAATAAtgagataattttttattgaaataatcCGATAGAATTGTCAATAAATATAGGGAGCTCTTACGGCACTTAAAAGAAACACCATTTAACTGGGACCCATAAGTTCTAGTCACTCCTTCTAATACAGAATATTTAGTGGaacatataaatattagTGATTTGATTATCAATTTGATTTCCTCGGTATTTTTATTCCTTATTGAGTTCCAATTTAAAAGGTTACTTTGAAGAATACTGGAACCAAGTAGCGTGTATAGTTCCTGGTCTAATGCTACAGCATCTAATTGTGCCACTCTTGAAGCCATGATAAGCTGTAGATTTTGTATCTTATCTTGTTATCTTGTTATCTTGTTGTTGCCTTATCCTCTCCCAtccttttttcttgataGTTTGATTCTTCTTAATAGATAGATTGATATAATTCTCCAAGATGGATGGATGGTATAATTTTAAACAAGCGCCTAAATGgaagaaagtgaaaaatattcaatattgcaatatatatacatatatatacacatagcaacaacaataagAGAACCAGAACAAAGGGTTTACAGTGGAAAAGTCAATGGGCAATGTTATTTAGCTTATCATGGAGACCGTTCATTAAACTTACATCAATTTTTATTACATTAAGAGCCATACAATATGCATTGCTTTTCTTTGCACCGACAGCTCAATTCGATACTTCAACAGAGTTACTTCTTTCATCTTTGGCACCAGATAGCGATATTGATTCGTTTTGGAATCGACATCTTTGGAATAAGTTATTATCATGGGATTCAGTGTATTTCATCAAAGGAATGACTCAACACTCTTCAGA includes:
- the DSF2 gene encoding Dsf2p (similar to Saccharomyces cerevisiae DSF2 (YBR007C); ancestral locus Anc_3.196), with translation MSCTGNNSSPLDDLVNPSNNGSSDIKTNNSRRSSSFRKTNISLLSLNSTAPSERLLDKLDLSPEDELLLEMALKEEEETIRQRQLSCQNRSQSHILCMPASEFPSLRISRNYYNNTSNNTSRSNKNNRRISRNNVSTTSLLKNKQKNPIEILAGASTVNDAYIDGDDENELLPENIILKDKTLAAKVEQHFATSSRYSYMVEEEEEEEEEEEENDNSNKPILNFEKYRVENSKLVDMFVSKKQQENKKNPYSIHETGSSVIRNDSTNSSNTIFSDIGQLSKPNTQSTFESDTSTNESRVNYNDMISSSPIKKNLSKTSTNSSETLPKEFQKIPPQPPYKTHKKKSSLSSLKNLFKSSKSSHKHKHNHDKSDSTIAINTEPNSSETTPQQERFSNISLPSLVNQSPLNTTSIGKYIFPPNPSFEFELNQSKVKPYSNMQSSSNSHQRTKERSNTNSPFKTHYRSLSAQQDIYTNNNNTITKNSMGKPVQEQKTTTTTHVEVSPIRPKNRRSLSLNMQKNVSQHPWSKYTSTSSSIHKENEIIDTAIKMRHEGRLKESAEKLKKACMTGNKTAYLLYGLALRYGCGVEQDYDESFKYLQLAITSGDSGISIDKDVLHCHVDPMEIEKKNNFRDKSMYQIMREPLAPALYECGISYLKGFGVEHVDEMKGLKFLEKAASLGHIDSMCLSGTLWSRRSESSRRKKDTVRAAAWFRLAEMRGANLIGANWIYKEKYVNPPEKVL
- the RCR1 gene encoding Rcr1p (similar to Saccharomyces cerevisiae RCR1 (YBR005W) and RCR2 (YDR003W); ancestral locus Anc_3.200), whose protein sequence is MEQQQQQQQGKIGTGAALLAGVVGGFILGSNDDDDGDRTTITTTRTYATTATQGTRTTIYTATSTSKVISQSYTDPEDSGEFGKWFGVAIAGIVGAVLLIIIVFSIINSIRNRRKERPITGTSWIPTYNVPSTDTTFKNCRDEEDFVPQYTERVNMNDLGYYDERGDFHRNEDVRTYDGNKNSQIPPPAFFPIADPAFPSSRSSLPFSNFARPSGSPPGVPKINLPEEELQEEEGEEKIQGYAETGSQVEHLSAVPSNSPKYEIGKVKTVTTSTLTTTSTNNGINDDGESFVDVKSSRSEV
- the PEX2 gene encoding ubiquitin-protein ligase peroxin 2 (similar to Saccharomyces cerevisiae PEX2 (YJL210W); ancestral locus Anc_1.124); this translates as MASRVAQLDAVALDQELYTLLGSSILQSNLLNWNSIRNKNTEEIKLIIKSLIFICSTKYSVLEGVTRTYGSQLNGVSFKCRKSSLYLLTILSDYFNKKLSHYFFSSNPASTTLHNQDILRKLYSRLSKIYDIAYLLNLCVFISSSGRTNKNLYLTPIFRLFKIGSITDPIHLSSSSFYQDSIYGGLEYQNRQLLWNAILEVFNNTLLLSHKFYYSRSYIMNNKRKKKVQAKKQQQTGDSGLQCPKCENFPVNPYRMTCCQGIYCYVCVSYVLKRGYCLNCDETNDLSAQYIYHSSSTQPDNVREN
- the UGA2 gene encoding succinate-semialdehyde dehydrogenase (NAD(P)(+)) (similar to Saccharomyces cerevisiae UGA2 (YBR006W); ancestral locus Anc_3.199), encoding MSTRKFPVPTFKNKDLISKSPLVDGEWLDPNNAKEYFEVTDPASNEIIAKMPEQTSANVEKAIDAAYRAFQTYRKTSPQERSKWLLNLYNLMIENKEDLAKLISWENGKSLEESRSEVQYAASYFQWFSQEATRVYGTTIQPSNPTSRVFTIRQPVGVCGIICPWNFPSAMITRKMAAALAVGCTVVIKPDSQTPLSALALGKLQEQAGFPKGVVNIILSHKNTPECGKTLCQSYRVKKVSFTGSTQVGKILMDQSSSTLKKLSFELGGNAPVIIFDDCDLDAAVNQTIASKFRGLGQTCVCSNRIYVHSSIIDKFADLLAEKVKKFVIGPGLEDGVTHGCIINGKAIEKIEYHANDAIKKGAKIVLKGGPLKDIGPNFYAPIILSHVPNNAVVSKEETFGPLCPIFKFDTLEEVVGYANDTELGLASYVFSKNVDTIYTVVEALEAGMVSCNTGIFSDAAIPFGGIKESGFGREGSLHGIEDYTVLKTITIGGLPPML